One Misgurnus anguillicaudatus chromosome 5, ASM2758022v2, whole genome shotgun sequence genomic window, CCACCGGCGTTGTAAGGAGCCCATATGAGTATCCTCAGTACTACTTGGTGGCCCCGTGGGCATATGCCTGCTTGGCTGCTTACATGTTTTTCCTCATCATCACCGGGTTCCCTGTCAATTTTCTCACGCTGTATGTCACCATCGAGCACAAGAAGTTACGCACACCCCTCAACTACATTTTGTTAAACCTCGCCATTGCTGACCTTTTTATGGTTTTCGGCGGTTTCACCACAACAATGTACACCTCATTGCATGGCTATTTTGTTTTCGGACGCCTTGGCTGCAACATCGAAGGCTTTTTTGCTACTCTGGGTGGTGAAATGGGGCTCTGGTCCCTGGTCGTGCTGGCCATCGAGAGGTGGATGGTTGTCTGTAAGCCCATAAGCAACTTTCGCTTTGGAGAAAACCATGCCATCATGGGTGTTGCCTTCACTTGGATAATGGCCTGCACCTGTGCCGTGCCTCCCCTCCTTGGCTGGTCTCGTTACATCCCTGAGGGAATGCAGTGCTCATGTGGAGTTGACTACTACACCCGTGCCCCTGGCGTCAACAATGAGTCCTTTGTTGTATACATGTTCATTGTCCACTTCAGCATTCCACTTACTGTTATTTTCTTCTGCTATGGTCGGCTTGTCTGCACCGTTAAAGAGGCTGCTGCACAGCAGCAGGAGTCTGAGACCACTCAGAGGGCCGAGCGTGAGGTCACCCGCATGGTCGTAATAATGGTCATTGCTTTCTTGATTTGTTGGCTGCCCTATGCTGGTGTGGCCTGGTATATTTTCACCCACCAGGGAAGTGAATTTGGACCTGTCTTTATGACACTGCCAGCCTTTTTTGCTAAGACCTCTGCCGTCTACAACCCCTGTATTTACATCTGCTTGAACAAACAGTTCCGTCACTGCATGATTACCACTCTGTGCTGCGGCAAGAACCCCTTTGAGGAGGAAGAGGGTGCCTCCACCACAGCATCTAAGACAGAGGCATCATCCGTGTCTTCCAGCTCTGTGTCCCCAGCATAAATGTTGGTAAACATCACACTCTAATCAGCAACATATACTTGGGCTCAGCAACCAACACTATGAAGAGTTTAGCCCAGGGAAATGAGTGACCACTACCACTTGCAGAAATAAtgtatctgtcatttttctttgttgtatttttacaaAATCCATTTGGTTCACCTAAGGACAGA contains:
- the rho gene encoding rhodopsin: MNGTEGPAFYVPMSNATGVVRSPYEYPQYYLVAPWAYACLAAYMFFLIITGFPVNFLTLYVTIEHKKLRTPLNYILLNLAIADLFMVFGGFTTTMYTSLHGYFVFGRLGCNIEGFFATLGGEMGLWSLVVLAIERWMVVCKPISNFRFGENHAIMGVAFTWIMACTCAVPPLLGWSRYIPEGMQCSCGVDYYTRAPGVNNESFVVYMFIVHFSIPLTVIFFCYGRLVCTVKEAAAQQQESETTQRAEREVTRMVVIMVIAFLICWLPYAGVAWYIFTHQGSEFGPVFMTLPAFFAKTSAVYNPCIYICLNKQFRHCMITTLCCGKNPFEEEEGASTTASKTEASSVSSSSVSPA